The Andrena cerasifolii isolate SP2316 chromosome 14, iyAndCera1_principal, whole genome shotgun sequence genome contains a region encoding:
- the LOC143376591 gene encoding uncharacterized protein LOC143376591 isoform X3, whose amino-acid sequence MAVSNINYVVGEEIIVDEDFEMNQQISEEDIQGPKGSCEYFEESMNVASPIEYSEDSIPLSTSNTARQKWLPSDASKHSLLLADLEDSEYEVECQKVANDDQDGDEETIATFVTASGQQLALYAVEDSEEIFAVAMYDESGEPPTNFQFLMKADVERLIGEGAVRTVKKPTQIKKQLLTTQPPIFFSKSQLANDIAVHNENKIISTESPRVHRKENAWEENAPLVEDSGLNLGMKEVPNIIYAADDKHSDVAYLMMDENSTNIDNSEDYQEDDESESEIIEQSTVQYILFEGDQSDSELTFDEIQATLQNLKAAESKSAKKQANKKVVKEQSNFGDIKGTEDVDSAPQNSDYALSNHVSKTLTERKLNRRDSREELLATLGDSPMDGISNGTNLDLSNGSIECTSPESTQRQCKTKRSRKQQLISVNREDSEIIIQPASLLSEEDNNVRKRGKRKRRVVAHSGYRQRSSESKRMKRIKRKEVEVIEIDIDEDESALQSKRDVVEITIDDSKDKYSSDKENEIIMVGDSDDETQQSNSKASLLQCQHCSKSFRQQRSLETHLRVCSKSPSNMIRFNEQKVKHSNRTSEDVVKKQYACKICQTKFDVVVALARHVRSEHSQRKKRRFSKSSIERSPIEVEEKKEPVEPKRQLTMIKKIKRKRSQRPNCTWEVKKLSCSDCGRWFPSAALLRAHCLQHGTKKSEQQIRRCQVCQKLIKSRLLFVQHLKKHGNVQKNTKSIANIQKKLHTTRSVTSKITTLRKRGRPRKL is encoded by the exons ATGGCTGtatctaatattaattat GTTGTCGGCGAGGAAATAATCGTGGACGAGGACTTCGAGATGAATCAACAAATATCGGAAGAAGATATTCAAGGACCGAAAGGGtcctgcgaatatttcgaaGAAAGCATGAACGTGGCGTCGCCCATAGAATATTCGGAAGATTCAATACCTTTATCTACGAGCAATACAGCTCGGCAGAAATGGCTTCCGAGCGATGCTAGTAAACATAGTTTGCTG CTAGCAGACCTAGAGGACAGCGAGTACGAAGTAGAATGTCAGAAAGTGGCTAACGATGATCAGGACGGAGACGAAGAAACGATAGCCACGTTTGTAACCGCCTCTGGTCAACAATTAGCGCTGTACGCGGTTGAAGATTCAGAAGAAATCTTCGCTGTAGCAATGTACGACGAATCTGGCGAACCTCCAACAAACTTTCAGTTTCTTATGAA AGCAGATGTTGAAAGGTTAATAGGCGAAGGTGCTGTTAGAACTGTAAAGAAGCCAACGCAAATAAAGAAACAGTTGTTAACTACGCAACCACCGATATTTTTTTCGAAGAGTCAGCTAGCGAATGATATCGCGGTGCATAACGAAAATAAGATTATCTCGACTGAAAGTCCGAGGGTGCACAGAAAGGAGAATGCTTGGGAAGAGAATGCACCTTTGGTGGAGGATTCTGGTTTGAATTTAGGCATGAAAGAAGTTCCTAACATTATTTACGCAGCTGATGATAAACACTCTGATGTAGCGTACTTGATGATGGACGAGAATTCTACAAATATCG ATAATTCCGAAGATTATCAAGAAGACGATGAAAGCGAAAGTGAAATTATAGAACAGTCAACGGTACAGTACATCTTGTTCGAAGGTGATCAATCCGATTCGGAACTAACATTCGACGAGATCCAAGCGACCCTGCAGAATCTAAAGGCAGCCGAGTCGAAGTCAGCGAAGAAGCAAGCAAATAAAAAGGTCGTTAAAGAGCAGAGTAACTTTGGAGATATTAAAGGGACAGAGGACGTTGATTCGGCGCCGCAAAATTCCGATTACGCTCTGTCGAACCATGTTTCCAAGACTTTAACTGAAAGAAAGTTGAATCGCAGAGATAGTCGAGAGGAGTTGCTGGCAACTTTAGGGGATTCACCAATGGATGGGATATCGAACGGCACGAACTTAGATCTGTCGAACGGTTCCATCGAATGCACGTCGCCCGAGTCAACGCAAAGACAGTGTAAAACTAAAAGGTCTCGGAAGCAGCAATTAATTTCCGTGAATCGCGAGGACTCGGAAATAATCATACAACCGGCGTCTCTCTTAAGCGAGGAGGACAATAACGTTAGAAAGCGGGGGAAACGAAAGAGAAGAGTGGTGGCTCATTCTGGGTATCGTCAAAGGAGTAGCGAGTCGAAAAGAATGAAACGGATCAAGCGTAAGGAAGTGGAGGTTATTGAGATTGATATCGACGAAGATGAAAGCGCACTTCAATCGAAAAGAGATGTTGTCGAGATAACTATAGACGACAGTAAGGATAAGTACTCTAGCGATAAAGAGAATGAAATAATAATGGTAGGAGATTCTGACGACGAAACACAGCAGTCGAATTCGAAAGCAAGTTTATTGCAGTGCCAGCATTGCTCGAAAAGCTTCAGGCAGCAAAGATCTTTAGAAACTCATTTACGTGTTTGCTCGAAATCCCCGTCGAACATGATTCGGTTTAACGAGCAGAAAGTAAAGCACTCGAACAGAACGAGCGAGGATGTAGTTAAGAAGCAATACGCTTGTAAGATATGCCAGACGAAGTTCGACGTGGTCGTGGCACTAGCCCGCCATGTGCGCTCAGAACATTCTCAAAGGAAGAAACGCAGATTTAGTAAGTCTTCTATAGAACGATCGCCCATAGAAGTTGAGGAGAAGAAAGAGCCTGTTGAGCCGAAAAGGCAACTGACCATGATTAAGAAGATTAAGAGAAAAAGAAGCCAACGACCAAATTGTACCTGGGAAGTAAAGAAATTAAGTTGTTCTGATTGTGGGAGATGGTTCCCAAGTGCTGCTTTACTGAGGGCACATTGTCTACAGCATGGAACAAAGAAATCTG AGCAGCAAATACGTAGATGTCAAGTGTgccagaaattaataaaatctaGATTGCTATTTGTACAACACTTAAAGAAACACGGGAATGTACAGAAGAACACAAAGTCCATAGCAAACATTCAGAAGAAGTTGCATACCACGAGATCGGTGACGAGCAAAATCACAACGCTGAGAAAGCGAGGAAGACCACGGAAACTTTGA
- the LOC143376591 gene encoding uncharacterized protein LOC143376591 isoform X5 has product MSFMNDVDSYKKMVSEGIMRMPRTIDESSTEFMALPKYEHVEETLVVGEEIIVDEDFEMNQQISEEDIQGPKGSCEYFEESMNVASPIEYSEDSIPLSTSNTARQKWLPSDASKHSLLLADLEDSEYEVECQKVANDDQDGDEETIATFVTASGQQLALYAVEDSEEIFAVAMYDESGEPPTNFQFLMKADVERLIGEGAVRTVKKPTQIKKQLLTTQPPIFFSKSQLANDIAVHNENKIISTESPRVHRKENAWEENAPLVEDSGLNLGMKEVPNIIYAADDKHSDVAYLMMDENSTNIDNSEDYQEDDESESEIIEQSTVQYILFEGDQSDSELTFDEIQATLQNLKAAESKSAKKQANKKVVKEQSNFGDIKGTEDVDSAPQNSDYALSNHVSKTLTERKLNRRDSREELLATLGDSPMDGISNGTNLDLSNGSIECTSPESTQRQCKTKRSRKQQLISVNREDSEIIIQPASLLSEEDNNVRKRGKRKRRVVAHSGYRQRSSESKRMKRIKRKEVEVIEIDIDEDESALQSKRDVVEITIDDSKDKYSSDKENEIIMVGDSDDETQQSNSKASLLQCQHCSKSFRQQRSLETHLRVCSKSPSNMIRFNEQKVKHSNRTSEDVVKKQYACKICQTKFDVVVALARHVRSEHSQRKKRRFSKSSIERSPIEVEEKKEPVEPKRQLTMIKKIKRKRSQRPNCTWEVKKLSCSDCGRWFPSAALLRAHCLQHGTKKSANT; this is encoded by the exons ATGTCATTTATGAATGATGTCGATAGTTATAAGAAAATGGTTTCTGAAGGAATTATGCGAATGCCGCGTACGATAGACGAAAGTTCGACCGAGTTTATGGCTCTACCTAAATACGAGCACGTGGAAGAAACGCTG GTTGTCGGCGAGGAAATAATCGTGGACGAGGACTTCGAGATGAATCAACAAATATCGGAAGAAGATATTCAAGGACCGAAAGGGtcctgcgaatatttcgaaGAAAGCATGAACGTGGCGTCGCCCATAGAATATTCGGAAGATTCAATACCTTTATCTACGAGCAATACAGCTCGGCAGAAATGGCTTCCGAGCGATGCTAGTAAACATAGTTTGCTG CTAGCAGACCTAGAGGACAGCGAGTACGAAGTAGAATGTCAGAAAGTGGCTAACGATGATCAGGACGGAGACGAAGAAACGATAGCCACGTTTGTAACCGCCTCTGGTCAACAATTAGCGCTGTACGCGGTTGAAGATTCAGAAGAAATCTTCGCTGTAGCAATGTACGACGAATCTGGCGAACCTCCAACAAACTTTCAGTTTCTTATGAA AGCAGATGTTGAAAGGTTAATAGGCGAAGGTGCTGTTAGAACTGTAAAGAAGCCAACGCAAATAAAGAAACAGTTGTTAACTACGCAACCACCGATATTTTTTTCGAAGAGTCAGCTAGCGAATGATATCGCGGTGCATAACGAAAATAAGATTATCTCGACTGAAAGTCCGAGGGTGCACAGAAAGGAGAATGCTTGGGAAGAGAATGCACCTTTGGTGGAGGATTCTGGTTTGAATTTAGGCATGAAAGAAGTTCCTAACATTATTTACGCAGCTGATGATAAACACTCTGATGTAGCGTACTTGATGATGGACGAGAATTCTACAAATATCG ATAATTCCGAAGATTATCAAGAAGACGATGAAAGCGAAAGTGAAATTATAGAACAGTCAACGGTACAGTACATCTTGTTCGAAGGTGATCAATCCGATTCGGAACTAACATTCGACGAGATCCAAGCGACCCTGCAGAATCTAAAGGCAGCCGAGTCGAAGTCAGCGAAGAAGCAAGCAAATAAAAAGGTCGTTAAAGAGCAGAGTAACTTTGGAGATATTAAAGGGACAGAGGACGTTGATTCGGCGCCGCAAAATTCCGATTACGCTCTGTCGAACCATGTTTCCAAGACTTTAACTGAAAGAAAGTTGAATCGCAGAGATAGTCGAGAGGAGTTGCTGGCAACTTTAGGGGATTCACCAATGGATGGGATATCGAACGGCACGAACTTAGATCTGTCGAACGGTTCCATCGAATGCACGTCGCCCGAGTCAACGCAAAGACAGTGTAAAACTAAAAGGTCTCGGAAGCAGCAATTAATTTCCGTGAATCGCGAGGACTCGGAAATAATCATACAACCGGCGTCTCTCTTAAGCGAGGAGGACAATAACGTTAGAAAGCGGGGGAAACGAAAGAGAAGAGTGGTGGCTCATTCTGGGTATCGTCAAAGGAGTAGCGAGTCGAAAAGAATGAAACGGATCAAGCGTAAGGAAGTGGAGGTTATTGAGATTGATATCGACGAAGATGAAAGCGCACTTCAATCGAAAAGAGATGTTGTCGAGATAACTATAGACGACAGTAAGGATAAGTACTCTAGCGATAAAGAGAATGAAATAATAATGGTAGGAGATTCTGACGACGAAACACAGCAGTCGAATTCGAAAGCAAGTTTATTGCAGTGCCAGCATTGCTCGAAAAGCTTCAGGCAGCAAAGATCTTTAGAAACTCATTTACGTGTTTGCTCGAAATCCCCGTCGAACATGATTCGGTTTAACGAGCAGAAAGTAAAGCACTCGAACAGAACGAGCGAGGATGTAGTTAAGAAGCAATACGCTTGTAAGATATGCCAGACGAAGTTCGACGTGGTCGTGGCACTAGCCCGCCATGTGCGCTCAGAACATTCTCAAAGGAAGAAACGCAGATTTAGTAAGTCTTCTATAGAACGATCGCCCATAGAAGTTGAGGAGAAGAAAGAGCCTGTTGAGCCGAAAAGGCAACTGACCATGATTAAGAAGATTAAGAGAAAAAGAAGCCAACGACCAAATTGTACCTGGGAAGTAAAGAAATTAAGTTGTTCTGATTGTGGGAGATGGTTCCCAAGTGCTGCTTTACTGAGGGCACATTGTCTACAGCATGGAACAAAGAAATCTG CAAATACGTAG
- the LOC143376591 gene encoding uncharacterized protein LOC143376591 isoform X1, translated as MSFMNDVDSYKKMVSEGIMRMPRTIDESSTEFMALPKYEHVEETLVVGEEIIVDEDFEMNQQISEEDIQGPKGSCEYFEESMNVASPIEYSEDSIPLSTSNTARQKWLPSDASKHSLLLADLEDSEYEVECQKVANDDQDGDEETIATFVTASGQQLALYAVEDSEEIFAVAMYDESGEPPTNFQFLMKADVERLIGEGAVRTVKKPTQIKKQLLTTQPPIFFSKSQLANDIAVHNENKIISTESPRVHRKENAWEENAPLVEDSGLNLGMKEVPNIIYAADDKHSDVAYLMMDENSTNIDNSEDYQEDDESESEIIEQSTVQYILFEGDQSDSELTFDEIQATLQNLKAAESKSAKKQANKKVVKEQSNFGDIKGTEDVDSAPQNSDYALSNHVSKTLTERKLNRRDSREELLATLGDSPMDGISNGTNLDLSNGSIECTSPESTQRQCKTKRSRKQQLISVNREDSEIIIQPASLLSEEDNNVRKRGKRKRRVVAHSGYRQRSSESKRMKRIKRKEVEVIEIDIDEDESALQSKRDVVEITIDDSKDKYSSDKENEIIMVGDSDDETQQSNSKASLLQCQHCSKSFRQQRSLETHLRVCSKSPSNMIRFNEQKVKHSNRTSEDVVKKQYACKICQTKFDVVVALARHVRSEHSQRKKRRFSKSSIERSPIEVEEKKEPVEPKRQLTMIKKIKRKRSQRPNCTWEVKKLSCSDCGRWFPSAALLRAHCLQHGTKKSEQQIRRCQVCQKLIKSRLLFVQHLKKHGNVQKNTKSIANIQKKLHTTRSVTSKITTLRKRGRPRKL; from the exons ATGTCATTTATGAATGATGTCGATAGTTATAAGAAAATGGTTTCTGAAGGAATTATGCGAATGCCGCGTACGATAGACGAAAGTTCGACCGAGTTTATGGCTCTACCTAAATACGAGCACGTGGAAGAAACGCTG GTTGTCGGCGAGGAAATAATCGTGGACGAGGACTTCGAGATGAATCAACAAATATCGGAAGAAGATATTCAAGGACCGAAAGGGtcctgcgaatatttcgaaGAAAGCATGAACGTGGCGTCGCCCATAGAATATTCGGAAGATTCAATACCTTTATCTACGAGCAATACAGCTCGGCAGAAATGGCTTCCGAGCGATGCTAGTAAACATAGTTTGCTG CTAGCAGACCTAGAGGACAGCGAGTACGAAGTAGAATGTCAGAAAGTGGCTAACGATGATCAGGACGGAGACGAAGAAACGATAGCCACGTTTGTAACCGCCTCTGGTCAACAATTAGCGCTGTACGCGGTTGAAGATTCAGAAGAAATCTTCGCTGTAGCAATGTACGACGAATCTGGCGAACCTCCAACAAACTTTCAGTTTCTTATGAA AGCAGATGTTGAAAGGTTAATAGGCGAAGGTGCTGTTAGAACTGTAAAGAAGCCAACGCAAATAAAGAAACAGTTGTTAACTACGCAACCACCGATATTTTTTTCGAAGAGTCAGCTAGCGAATGATATCGCGGTGCATAACGAAAATAAGATTATCTCGACTGAAAGTCCGAGGGTGCACAGAAAGGAGAATGCTTGGGAAGAGAATGCACCTTTGGTGGAGGATTCTGGTTTGAATTTAGGCATGAAAGAAGTTCCTAACATTATTTACGCAGCTGATGATAAACACTCTGATGTAGCGTACTTGATGATGGACGAGAATTCTACAAATATCG ATAATTCCGAAGATTATCAAGAAGACGATGAAAGCGAAAGTGAAATTATAGAACAGTCAACGGTACAGTACATCTTGTTCGAAGGTGATCAATCCGATTCGGAACTAACATTCGACGAGATCCAAGCGACCCTGCAGAATCTAAAGGCAGCCGAGTCGAAGTCAGCGAAGAAGCAAGCAAATAAAAAGGTCGTTAAAGAGCAGAGTAACTTTGGAGATATTAAAGGGACAGAGGACGTTGATTCGGCGCCGCAAAATTCCGATTACGCTCTGTCGAACCATGTTTCCAAGACTTTAACTGAAAGAAAGTTGAATCGCAGAGATAGTCGAGAGGAGTTGCTGGCAACTTTAGGGGATTCACCAATGGATGGGATATCGAACGGCACGAACTTAGATCTGTCGAACGGTTCCATCGAATGCACGTCGCCCGAGTCAACGCAAAGACAGTGTAAAACTAAAAGGTCTCGGAAGCAGCAATTAATTTCCGTGAATCGCGAGGACTCGGAAATAATCATACAACCGGCGTCTCTCTTAAGCGAGGAGGACAATAACGTTAGAAAGCGGGGGAAACGAAAGAGAAGAGTGGTGGCTCATTCTGGGTATCGTCAAAGGAGTAGCGAGTCGAAAAGAATGAAACGGATCAAGCGTAAGGAAGTGGAGGTTATTGAGATTGATATCGACGAAGATGAAAGCGCACTTCAATCGAAAAGAGATGTTGTCGAGATAACTATAGACGACAGTAAGGATAAGTACTCTAGCGATAAAGAGAATGAAATAATAATGGTAGGAGATTCTGACGACGAAACACAGCAGTCGAATTCGAAAGCAAGTTTATTGCAGTGCCAGCATTGCTCGAAAAGCTTCAGGCAGCAAAGATCTTTAGAAACTCATTTACGTGTTTGCTCGAAATCCCCGTCGAACATGATTCGGTTTAACGAGCAGAAAGTAAAGCACTCGAACAGAACGAGCGAGGATGTAGTTAAGAAGCAATACGCTTGTAAGATATGCCAGACGAAGTTCGACGTGGTCGTGGCACTAGCCCGCCATGTGCGCTCAGAACATTCTCAAAGGAAGAAACGCAGATTTAGTAAGTCTTCTATAGAACGATCGCCCATAGAAGTTGAGGAGAAGAAAGAGCCTGTTGAGCCGAAAAGGCAACTGACCATGATTAAGAAGATTAAGAGAAAAAGAAGCCAACGACCAAATTGTACCTGGGAAGTAAAGAAATTAAGTTGTTCTGATTGTGGGAGATGGTTCCCAAGTGCTGCTTTACTGAGGGCACATTGTCTACAGCATGGAACAAAGAAATCTG AGCAGCAAATACGTAGATGTCAAGTGTgccagaaattaataaaatctaGATTGCTATTTGTACAACACTTAAAGAAACACGGGAATGTACAGAAGAACACAAAGTCCATAGCAAACATTCAGAAGAAGTTGCATACCACGAGATCGGTGACGAGCAAAATCACAACGCTGAGAAAGCGAGGAAGACCACGGAAACTTTGA
- the LOC143376591 gene encoding uncharacterized protein LOC143376591 isoform X2 produces the protein MRMPRTIDESSTEFMALPKYEHVEETLVVGEEIIVDEDFEMNQQISEEDIQGPKGSCEYFEESMNVASPIEYSEDSIPLSTSNTARQKWLPSDASKHSLLLADLEDSEYEVECQKVANDDQDGDEETIATFVTASGQQLALYAVEDSEEIFAVAMYDESGEPPTNFQFLMKADVERLIGEGAVRTVKKPTQIKKQLLTTQPPIFFSKSQLANDIAVHNENKIISTESPRVHRKENAWEENAPLVEDSGLNLGMKEVPNIIYAADDKHSDVAYLMMDENSTNIDNSEDYQEDDESESEIIEQSTVQYILFEGDQSDSELTFDEIQATLQNLKAAESKSAKKQANKKVVKEQSNFGDIKGTEDVDSAPQNSDYALSNHVSKTLTERKLNRRDSREELLATLGDSPMDGISNGTNLDLSNGSIECTSPESTQRQCKTKRSRKQQLISVNREDSEIIIQPASLLSEEDNNVRKRGKRKRRVVAHSGYRQRSSESKRMKRIKRKEVEVIEIDIDEDESALQSKRDVVEITIDDSKDKYSSDKENEIIMVGDSDDETQQSNSKASLLQCQHCSKSFRQQRSLETHLRVCSKSPSNMIRFNEQKVKHSNRTSEDVVKKQYACKICQTKFDVVVALARHVRSEHSQRKKRRFSKSSIERSPIEVEEKKEPVEPKRQLTMIKKIKRKRSQRPNCTWEVKKLSCSDCGRWFPSAALLRAHCLQHGTKKSEQQIRRCQVCQKLIKSRLLFVQHLKKHGNVQKNTKSIANIQKKLHTTRSVTSKITTLRKRGRPRKL, from the exons ATGCGAATGCCGCGTACGATAGACGAAAGTTCGACCGAGTTTATGGCTCTACCTAAATACGAGCACGTGGAAGAAACGCTG GTTGTCGGCGAGGAAATAATCGTGGACGAGGACTTCGAGATGAATCAACAAATATCGGAAGAAGATATTCAAGGACCGAAAGGGtcctgcgaatatttcgaaGAAAGCATGAACGTGGCGTCGCCCATAGAATATTCGGAAGATTCAATACCTTTATCTACGAGCAATACAGCTCGGCAGAAATGGCTTCCGAGCGATGCTAGTAAACATAGTTTGCTG CTAGCAGACCTAGAGGACAGCGAGTACGAAGTAGAATGTCAGAAAGTGGCTAACGATGATCAGGACGGAGACGAAGAAACGATAGCCACGTTTGTAACCGCCTCTGGTCAACAATTAGCGCTGTACGCGGTTGAAGATTCAGAAGAAATCTTCGCTGTAGCAATGTACGACGAATCTGGCGAACCTCCAACAAACTTTCAGTTTCTTATGAA AGCAGATGTTGAAAGGTTAATAGGCGAAGGTGCTGTTAGAACTGTAAAGAAGCCAACGCAAATAAAGAAACAGTTGTTAACTACGCAACCACCGATATTTTTTTCGAAGAGTCAGCTAGCGAATGATATCGCGGTGCATAACGAAAATAAGATTATCTCGACTGAAAGTCCGAGGGTGCACAGAAAGGAGAATGCTTGGGAAGAGAATGCACCTTTGGTGGAGGATTCTGGTTTGAATTTAGGCATGAAAGAAGTTCCTAACATTATTTACGCAGCTGATGATAAACACTCTGATGTAGCGTACTTGATGATGGACGAGAATTCTACAAATATCG ATAATTCCGAAGATTATCAAGAAGACGATGAAAGCGAAAGTGAAATTATAGAACAGTCAACGGTACAGTACATCTTGTTCGAAGGTGATCAATCCGATTCGGAACTAACATTCGACGAGATCCAAGCGACCCTGCAGAATCTAAAGGCAGCCGAGTCGAAGTCAGCGAAGAAGCAAGCAAATAAAAAGGTCGTTAAAGAGCAGAGTAACTTTGGAGATATTAAAGGGACAGAGGACGTTGATTCGGCGCCGCAAAATTCCGATTACGCTCTGTCGAACCATGTTTCCAAGACTTTAACTGAAAGAAAGTTGAATCGCAGAGATAGTCGAGAGGAGTTGCTGGCAACTTTAGGGGATTCACCAATGGATGGGATATCGAACGGCACGAACTTAGATCTGTCGAACGGTTCCATCGAATGCACGTCGCCCGAGTCAACGCAAAGACAGTGTAAAACTAAAAGGTCTCGGAAGCAGCAATTAATTTCCGTGAATCGCGAGGACTCGGAAATAATCATACAACCGGCGTCTCTCTTAAGCGAGGAGGACAATAACGTTAGAAAGCGGGGGAAACGAAAGAGAAGAGTGGTGGCTCATTCTGGGTATCGTCAAAGGAGTAGCGAGTCGAAAAGAATGAAACGGATCAAGCGTAAGGAAGTGGAGGTTATTGAGATTGATATCGACGAAGATGAAAGCGCACTTCAATCGAAAAGAGATGTTGTCGAGATAACTATAGACGACAGTAAGGATAAGTACTCTAGCGATAAAGAGAATGAAATAATAATGGTAGGAGATTCTGACGACGAAACACAGCAGTCGAATTCGAAAGCAAGTTTATTGCAGTGCCAGCATTGCTCGAAAAGCTTCAGGCAGCAAAGATCTTTAGAAACTCATTTACGTGTTTGCTCGAAATCCCCGTCGAACATGATTCGGTTTAACGAGCAGAAAGTAAAGCACTCGAACAGAACGAGCGAGGATGTAGTTAAGAAGCAATACGCTTGTAAGATATGCCAGACGAAGTTCGACGTGGTCGTGGCACTAGCCCGCCATGTGCGCTCAGAACATTCTCAAAGGAAGAAACGCAGATTTAGTAAGTCTTCTATAGAACGATCGCCCATAGAAGTTGAGGAGAAGAAAGAGCCTGTTGAGCCGAAAAGGCAACTGACCATGATTAAGAAGATTAAGAGAAAAAGAAGCCAACGACCAAATTGTACCTGGGAAGTAAAGAAATTAAGTTGTTCTGATTGTGGGAGATGGTTCCCAAGTGCTGCTTTACTGAGGGCACATTGTCTACAGCATGGAACAAAGAAATCTG AGCAGCAAATACGTAGATGTCAAGTGTgccagaaattaataaaatctaGATTGCTATTTGTACAACACTTAAAGAAACACGGGAATGTACAGAAGAACACAAAGTCCATAGCAAACATTCAGAAGAAGTTGCATACCACGAGATCGGTGACGAGCAAAATCACAACGCTGAGAAAGCGAGGAAGACCACGGAAACTTTGA